The region TCTCGGCCACCATATAAAAGGCGCGGGCGGCATTATCCATCCGGTTATATTTTTTGTAAAAATCCTGCCACATCTTAGGCAACGCTGTATCTTCCAGATCAACCACCGTGGAATCAAACGCTTGCTGCCAAGCCTCCTTGGCCATTTTCTCTTTTTCCAAATCCTCGGCAACCGCCGCTAATCCGGAGAAAAAAACCAGCATCAGTCCAACTAGGACAACAAACAATCCTTTAGCTTTACCAAACATGGTAAGACCCCTTTGTATACATTTAGATTCATTGCCCCGGGAAGGAGCCTTTGATTTAGTCAAGTTCAAGTCCGCCTTCGCCGCCAAGTGGAACAGCACTTTGAATTTTGACTGACTCAAAATTTGACTTAATAATTTTTCCGTTTGTATCTGTAATAATCAATTGCGCACTAAAATTACCATCCGGTGCCGGCAATCCACGATCGTCCTTGCCATTCCAAGCAATCTGGTTCGGAGGATTTTCTTCCCCGGAATAAGAACGAACGATATCACCGTTTTGATCCTTAATGTTCATTTCCCACTCAATCACTGGATATTTCGACACCGCGCGGACTGCAAAAGTCGTAATTTTTTTGATACCAACAGGCGAAAAAATCTTTGGAGTCGCTTTGATGTTCATTTCAAATCCACCCATGGAATACCCTGCAGATATTTTATGCGCCAACCCGAGATCCTCAATACTGATGGCATAATCCAAGGTGATGTTTATATATTTTCCACCCAATCCCAAATGAACTTTTAATTCATCATTCAAACCGGCACGGACAAACGCCATATCTTCATAAACATCCAGTTCGCCGCCCACCTCCCACTTAAACCCCTGGTTGCCCAATGATTTGCTTACATCCAGATCAAGCAGCAAATCATCATTAAACAGTTTCCCGGCAATACCCAAAACCACATTGGTGAAATACATATCGCCGAGCACATTAGGTGTTAATGCGTTATTCACGTAAATACCAACCTGCATTTCCGGTATCGGACTGTACAAGCCACCCAAATCAATGCCGACGCCTGTCCCGGTGTGGCCAAAAATATCTTCATAAGCAACCTTAACATTCGCACCCGCAGAAAATCCAGGAATAATATCCCGGGCGTAACTAAGATAAACCGAACCTTGGGAAATGGAATCCGAAATATTCAGAGGTGTATAGGTTTCATCGACCACGTTAAACCCGGATGAATGCAACATGATAATACCGACACCAATATGACCCACATCTACAATCGGCATGGAAAACCCCAGGAAATCAAACATGGTATCCTCAAAAAGGATCACATGCTGGACACCCACCTGAATGGGGTTTTGGGTTGCCAAACCGGCCGGATTGTAAAAAATCGCGGTCACATCATCAGCCAACCCCGACATGGCACCACCCATACCAGCTGCACGGGCACCAATATCATAGGTCAAGTACTCCCCCGGTAATCCGTGATCCCCCGTACCGGCTGATGTGATTTGACCAAATCCCGTCAAGGCTACCAGGGACATTGCTATCAGAATACTTTTTTTCA is a window of bacterium DNA encoding:
- a CDS encoding UPF0164 family protein; translation: MKKSILIAMSLVALTGFGQITSAGTGDHGLPGEYLTYDIGARAAGMGGAMSGLADDVTAIFYNPAGLATQNPIQVGVQHVILFEDTMFDFLGFSMPIVDVGHIGVGIIMLHSSGFNVVDETYTPLNISDSISQGSVYLSYARDIIPGFSAGANVKVAYEDIFGHTGTGVGIDLGGLYSPIPEMQVGIYVNNALTPNVLGDMYFTNVVLGIAGKLFNDDLLLDLDVSKSLGNQGFKWEVGGELDVYEDMAFVRAGLNDELKVHLGLGGKYINITLDYAISIEDLGLAHKISAGYSMGGFEMNIKATPKIFSPVGIKKITTFAVRAVSKYPVIEWEMNIKDQNGDIVRSYSGEENPPNQIAWNGKDDRGLPAPDGNFSAQLIITDTNGKIIKSNFESVKIQSAVPLGGEGGLELD